The following are from one region of the Amia ocellicauda isolate fAmiCal2 chromosome 1, fAmiCal2.hap1, whole genome shotgun sequence genome:
- the LOC136727450 gene encoding proton-coupled folate transporter, protein MPVWAERLRRAITVEPVMFLYMTATFIFSLTCQQFIISRVCKELYEEDICGHLQSNKEHNEIQKQASYILLLFTAVMSFVSIPPAMLLGSWSDRAGRKFGMILPSVASIAAGAVLIVIAEVENINIYWTVAASILIGLSGGYVSMILSCFSYLADDTESSNRTLRMAIVESMIFIGGTVGFLLSGFLVQYFSFTPTFGVFCSCHVLSMLYVLLLLRNPESSVEGRGILSGDEATRSVWSYARLTCRAVFRKRPGQDRQKLHFLLLCTFLNNVIVVGEQAILLLFLTYPPRQFNSQLYGVFNATRMLLLGFFLMGLFPLLMRYIGEMTLAKVGSILRMVSFLLLAFSTNTWMVFLFAVVGAPVGVTQTVVRSLSSRIVEPDEQGAMFSFSASVETSCILVGAVLFNGLYPLTLVTFPGMCFVVMAVFAFIIFIFIQWISEIPPSHPVLVTQD, encoded by the exons ATGCCCGTGTGGGCAGAGAGACTCAGGAGAGCCATAACGGTGGAGCCGGTAATGTTTCTTTACATGACGGCAACTTTCATTTTCTCACTGACCTGCCAGCAGTTCATAATCAGCAGG GTTTGCAAGGAGCTCTATGAAGAAGACATCTGTGGCCATCTGCAAAGTAACAAGGAACACAATGAGATTCAGAAGCAAGCCTCTTACATCTTGCTTCTCTTCACTGCTGTCATGAGCTTCGTCTCCATCCCCCCTGCCATGCTGCTAGGGTCTTGGTCGGATCGGGCAGGACGCAAGTTTGGCATGATCCTGCCCAGTGTGGCGTCAATAGCTGCGGGCGCGGTTCTCATAGTCATCGCTGAGGTGGAGAACATAAACATTTACTGGACTGTCGCTGCTTCCATTCTTATAGGACTCTCCGGTGGTTATGTGTCAATGATCCTGAGCTGCTTCAGCTACCTGGCTGACGATACCGAGTCCTCCAACCGGACTTTACGCATGGCCATCGTGGAGTCCATGATCTTCATCGGGGGGACCGTCGGCTTTCTCCTGAGTGGGTTTTTAGTCCAGTACTTCAGCTTCACCCCCACATTCGGGGTCTTCTGCAGCTGTCATGTGCTTTCCATGCTCTATGTCCTGCTCTTGCTGAGGAACCCAGAGAGCTCCGTCGAGGGCAGGGGTATCCTCAGCGGTGATGAAGCTACACGCTCCGTCTGGAGTTACGCCAGGCTCACCTGCAGGGCGGTGTTCAGGAAACGGCCCGGACAAGACAGGCAGAAGCTCCACTTCCTCCTTCTCTGCACCTTCTTGAACAATGTAATTGTTGTTG GGGAACAGGCCATCTTACTTCTCTTTCTGACATATCCACCTCGGCAGTTTAACAGTCAACTGTATGGAGTGTTCAATGCTACTAGAATGTTACTTTTA GGCTTCTTCCTGATGGGGCTGTTTCCACTACTGATGCGCTACATTGGAGAGATGACTTTAGCTAAAGTGGGCTCCATCCTGAGGATGGTTTCCTTTCTTCTTTTGGCTTTTTCCACAAACACATGGATGGTTTTTCTAT TTGCTGTGGTCGGGGCCCCTGTTGGCGTTACCCAAACCGTAGTTCGCTCTCTATCCTCAAGAATCGTTGAGCCCGACGAACAAG GTGCCATGTTTTCCTTTTCGGCGTCGGTTGAAACATCATGCATTCTAGTGGGGGCGGTGCTGTTTAATGGACTTTATCCTCTGACCCTGGTAACTTTCCCTGGGATGTGTTTCGTTGTCATGGCTGTGTTTGCCTTCATCATCTTCATATTCATCCA